In Thauera sp. JM12B12, one DNA window encodes the following:
- the ilvA gene encoding threonine ammonia-lyase, biosynthetic has protein sequence MISPTDYLERILNAQVYDVAIETPLDFAANLSARAHNRIFLKREDMQPVFSFKIRGAYNKMAKLSPQALKRGVICASAGNHAQGVALSAAKLGVRAVIVMPSTTPAIKIDAVKARGGEVVLAGESYSDAYAHALELEKAEKLTFVHPFDDPDVIAGQGTVGMEILRAHPKPIHAVFCCVGGGGLIAGVAAYIKRLRPETKIIGVEAVDADAMTQSLAQGRRVSLDQVGIFADGAAVKEVGAETFRLCQQYVDEMIVVDNDAICAAIKDVFEDTRSILEPAGALAVAGAKEYVRRNKLRDKNLVAVASGANMNFDRLRFVAERAELGEQREAVLAVTIPEKPGSFKKFISVLGNRNITEFNYRYADPHQAHIFVGVTVHNRNEVARLVEMLERHELPALDLTDDELAKTHVRYMVGGRAPQAENEVVYRFVFPERPGALMNFLSNLRSDWNISLFHYRNHGSDFGRVLVGMQVPPADKVAFDDFLQRLGYEYVAEGDNPAYRLFLSGS, from the coding sequence ATGATCTCCCCCACGGATTACCTGGAACGCATCCTCAACGCACAGGTGTACGACGTCGCGATCGAGACGCCGCTCGACTTCGCGGCCAATCTCTCGGCCCGTGCCCACAACCGCATCTTCCTCAAGCGCGAGGACATGCAGCCGGTGTTCAGCTTCAAGATCCGCGGCGCCTACAACAAGATGGCCAAGCTCTCGCCCCAGGCGCTCAAGCGCGGCGTGATCTGCGCCTCGGCCGGCAATCACGCCCAGGGTGTGGCGCTGTCGGCGGCCAAGCTGGGCGTGCGTGCGGTGATCGTGATGCCGAGCACCACGCCGGCAATCAAGATCGACGCCGTGAAGGCGCGCGGCGGCGAGGTCGTGCTCGCCGGCGAGTCCTATTCGGACGCCTACGCCCACGCGCTCGAGCTGGAGAAGGCCGAGAAGCTCACCTTCGTCCACCCCTTCGACGACCCCGACGTGATCGCCGGCCAGGGCACCGTGGGCATGGAGATCCTGCGCGCGCATCCCAAGCCGATCCATGCCGTGTTCTGCTGCGTCGGCGGCGGCGGGCTGATCGCGGGCGTGGCGGCCTACATCAAGCGCCTGCGACCGGAGACGAAGATCATCGGCGTCGAGGCGGTCGACGCCGACGCCATGACCCAGTCGCTCGCCCAGGGCCGGCGGGTCAGCCTGGATCAGGTGGGAATCTTCGCCGACGGCGCGGCGGTGAAGGAGGTCGGCGCCGAAACCTTCCGCCTCTGCCAGCAGTATGTCGACGAGATGATCGTGGTCGACAACGACGCCATCTGTGCGGCGATCAAGGACGTGTTCGAGGACACGCGCTCCATCCTCGAGCCCGCCGGCGCGCTCGCCGTGGCCGGCGCCAAGGAGTACGTGCGCCGCAACAAGCTGCGCGACAAGAACCTGGTGGCGGTGGCCTCGGGCGCGAACATGAACTTCGACCGCCTGCGCTTCGTCGCCGAGCGCGCCGAGCTCGGCGAGCAGCGCGAGGCCGTGCTGGCGGTCACCATCCCGGAGAAGCCGGGCTCGTTCAAGAAGTTCATCAGCGTACTCGGCAACCGCAACATCACCGAGTTCAATTACCGCTACGCCGACCCGCATCAGGCCCACATCTTCGTCGGCGTGACCGTCCACAACCGCAACGAGGTCGCCCGCCTGGTCGAGATGCTCGAGCGCCACGAACTGCCCGCCCTCGACCTCACCGACGACGAGCTCGCCAAGACCCACGTGCGCTACATGGTGGGCGGGCGCGCGCCGCAGGCGGAGAACGAGGTGGTGTATCGCTTCGTGTTCCCGGAGCGCCCCGGCGCGCTGATGAATTTCCTCTCCAACCTGCGCTCGGACTGGAACATCTCGCTGTTCCATTACCGCAACCACGGTTCGGACTTCGGCCGCGTGCTGGTGGGCATGCAGGTACCGCCCGCTGACAAGGTGGCATTCGACGATTTCCTGCAGCGCCTCGGCTACGAATACGTCGCCGAGGGCGACAACCCCGCCTATCGCCTGTTCCTGTCCGGCAGCTGA
- a CDS encoding 5-formyltetrahydrofolate cyclo-ligase, translated as MTAFSPPEPDYAAKRKQLREHALKLRQAVPAQRREALTERLVAHLDGLVETLAPRSIGFCWPYRAEPDLRAWVADWLAADGGRVAALPVVLERHAPMVFRRWRPGVPMPLDRHGIPHPAEGEPVSPEVLLIPLNAFDPRGYRIGYGGGYFDRTLACMQTIAVGVGFEIGRVPDTHPQRYDRPMQWVVTEAGVMQPRA; from the coding sequence ATGACCGCATTTTCCCCACCCGAGCCCGACTATGCTGCAAAGCGCAAACAACTCCGCGAGCACGCCCTCAAGCTTCGCCAGGCCGTCCCTGCCCAGCGTCGCGAGGCGCTGACCGAGCGCCTCGTCGCGCATCTCGACGGTCTCGTCGAGACGCTCGCACCGCGCTCGATCGGGTTCTGCTGGCCCTATCGCGCCGAGCCGGACCTGCGCGCATGGGTGGCGGACTGGCTCGCTGCCGACGGCGGGCGCGTGGCTGCCCTGCCGGTCGTCTTGGAGCGACACGCGCCGATGGTGTTCCGGCGCTGGCGGCCCGGCGTGCCGATGCCGCTCGACCGCCACGGCATCCCGCATCCGGCCGAAGGCGAGCCGGTCAGTCCCGAGGTGCTGCTGATCCCGCTCAACGCCTTCGATCCGCGCGGCTATCGCATCGGCTATGGCGGTGGCTACTTCGACCGCACGCTGGCGTGCATGCAGACGATCGCGGTGGGGGTGGGCTTCGAGATCGGGCGGGTGCCGGACACCCACCCGCAGCGGTACGACCGCCCGATGCAGTGGGTGGTCACGGAAGCCGGCGTGATGCAGCCGCGCGCGTGA
- a CDS encoding alpha/beta fold hydrolase gives MNATRFGELEVLCHAPEHAAHERPLLFIHGAYVSAWCWEEHFLPWFARRGWAAYAVSLSGHGRSRRRELLDAYSLDDYVRDVAEVAAKLPAPPVLIGHSMGGMVVQKYLEQYDAPATVLMSAVPPQGLMGSAFGLMLKRPNLLADLNNIMSGNDVNIDSLREALFHQPVSPSDLLRYYRLSQPESHRAIWDMSLFNLPQPARMHRSPMLILGAEHDALIPPDQVHMTALTYGRQAEIFPGLGHGMMLERDWEKVAIRIADWLGERNL, from the coding sequence ATGAATGCAACCCGCTTCGGCGAGCTCGAGGTGCTGTGTCACGCCCCCGAGCACGCCGCCCATGAACGTCCGCTGCTCTTCATCCATGGGGCCTACGTCTCGGCGTGGTGCTGGGAAGAGCACTTCCTGCCCTGGTTCGCGCGTCGCGGCTGGGCCGCCTACGCGGTGTCGCTCTCAGGTCACGGCAGGAGCCGGCGGCGCGAGCTGCTCGACGCCTATTCGCTCGACGACTACGTGCGCGACGTCGCCGAGGTCGCCGCCAAGCTCCCCGCACCACCGGTGCTGATCGGCCACTCGATGGGCGGCATGGTGGTGCAGAAATATCTCGAGCAGTACGACGCCCCGGCCACCGTGCTGATGTCGGCGGTGCCGCCGCAGGGGCTGATGGGCTCGGCCTTCGGCCTCATGCTCAAGCGCCCGAACCTGCTCGCCGACCTCAACAACATCATGTCGGGCAACGATGTGAACATCGACAGCCTGCGCGAGGCGCTCTTCCACCAGCCGGTGTCGCCGAGCGACCTGCTGCGCTACTACCGCCTCAGCCAGCCCGAGTCGCACCGTGCGATCTGGGACATGTCGCTGTTCAACCTGCCGCAGCCCGCGCGCATGCATCGCTCGCCGATGCTGATCCTCGGCGCGGAACACGACGCCCTCATCCCGCCCGACCAGGTGCACATGACCGCGCTCACCTATGGCCGCCAGGCCGAGATCTTCCCCGGCCTGGGCCACGGCATGATGCTCGAGCGCGACTGGGAAAAGGTGGCGATCCGCATCGCCGACTGGCTCGGCGAGCGCAACCTCTGA
- a CDS encoding multifunctional CCA addition/repair protein has translation MQAYIVGGAVRDALLGLPVKDRDWVVVGSTPEEMRARGFRPVGRDFPVFLHPDSNEEYALARTERKSGHGYTGFVCHAAPEVTLEEDLLRRDLTINAIARAEDGTLIDPYGGQRDLAARVFRHVSPAFAEDPLRVLRVARFAARFTDFTVAPETLALMRQMVAAGEIDHLVAERVWQELARGLMEARPSRMIRALRDCGALARLLPELDRLFGVPQPEKHHPEIDTGEHVLQVIDAAAASAQPLAVRWACLLHDLGKADTPAHLLPHHYGHEAASARRAREVSERLKAPTDCRDLAEMVAREHGILARAAELRPETMVRLIERCDGLRRPERFLLMLEAAACDQAGRIGAIAAATRPLTRWPAALAAVRAVDAGTIARNCTEKSQIPQALHAARVAAVKALDKDIK, from the coding sequence ATGCAGGCCTACATCGTCGGCGGGGCGGTGCGCGACGCCCTGCTCGGGCTGCCGGTCAAGGACCGCGACTGGGTCGTCGTCGGCAGCACCCCGGAAGAGATGCGCGCGCGCGGCTTCCGCCCGGTCGGGCGCGACTTCCCGGTGTTCCTGCATCCGGACAGCAACGAGGAGTACGCGCTCGCGCGCACCGAGCGCAAGTCCGGCCACGGCTACACCGGCTTCGTCTGCCACGCCGCGCCCGAGGTGACGCTGGAAGAGGATCTGCTGCGCCGCGACCTCACCATCAACGCGATCGCGCGCGCCGAGGACGGCACGCTGATCGATCCCTACGGTGGCCAGCGCGACCTCGCCGCGCGCGTGTTCCGCCATGTGTCGCCGGCCTTCGCCGAGGACCCGCTGCGCGTCCTGCGCGTGGCCCGCTTCGCTGCCCGCTTCACGGATTTCACCGTGGCGCCCGAGACCCTGGCGCTGATGCGACAGATGGTCGCCGCCGGCGAGATCGACCACCTGGTCGCCGAGCGCGTGTGGCAGGAGCTGGCGCGCGGACTGATGGAGGCGCGCCCCTCGCGCATGATCCGCGCGCTGCGAGACTGTGGCGCGCTCGCTCGCCTGCTGCCCGAACTCGACCGCCTGTTCGGCGTGCCCCAGCCGGAGAAACACCACCCCGAGATCGACACCGGTGAGCACGTGCTGCAGGTGATTGACGCCGCGGCCGCCAGCGCACAACCGCTCGCGGTACGCTGGGCCTGCCTGCTGCACGATCTCGGCAAGGCCGACACCCCCGCGCACCTGCTGCCCCACCACTACGGCCACGAGGCGGCCAGCGCACGGCGTGCGCGCGAGGTGTCGGAGCGCCTCAAGGCGCCCACCGACTGCCGCGACCTCGCCGAGATGGTGGCGCGCGAGCACGGCATCCTCGCCCGCGCCGCGGAGCTGCGCCCGGAGACCATGGTCAGGCTGATCGAGCGCTGCGACGGCCTGCGCCGCCCGGAACGCTTCCTGCTCATGCTCGAGGCCGCCGCCTGCGACCAGGCGGGGCGCATCGGCGCGATCGCCGCGGCGACGAGACCTTTGACACGCTGGCCGGCCGCGCTGGCGGCAGTGCGTGCGGTCGATGCGGGTACAATTGCACGCAACTGCACGGAAAAATCGCAGATCCCGCAGGCTTTGCACGCCGCCCGCGTGGCCGCGGTCAAGGCCCTGGACAAGGACATCAAATGA
- the hprK gene encoding HPr(Ser) kinase/phosphatase: MRQTSVARLYEAHRDSLSLSHVSGRLDARLSVGEERIWPADLVGHLNLIHPTRLQVLGTAELAWAQRQSNEKVARHLNEILSARPPAIIVADGCEVPNIIHGICEAHDVALFTARHPSASVIDQLRLYVSRELAEKVSLHGVFMDVLGVGVLITGDSGAGKSELGLELISRGHGLVADDVVEFSRVAPTVLEGRCPEMLQDFIEVRGLGLLNIRTIFGETACRRKMRLRLICHLDRRQPGPDDPCRLPLQQETQDILGVSIARVVLPVAAGRNLAVLLEAAVRSTILQLRGIDSTQEFIERQMRALRKAEDDSAA; encoded by the coding sequence ATGCGGCAAACCAGCGTAGCGCGGCTGTATGAGGCGCACCGCGACAGCCTGAGCCTCAGCCACGTCAGCGGCCGCCTCGACGCGCGGCTGTCGGTCGGCGAGGAGCGCATCTGGCCGGCCGACCTCGTCGGCCACCTCAACCTGATTCACCCCACCCGCCTGCAGGTGCTCGGCACCGCAGAGCTGGCGTGGGCGCAACGTCAGTCCAACGAGAAGGTGGCACGCCACCTCAACGAGATCCTCTCCGCCCGCCCGCCCGCGATCATCGTCGCCGATGGCTGCGAGGTGCCAAACATCATCCACGGCATCTGCGAGGCGCACGACGTGGCGCTGTTCACCGCCCGCCACCCTTCGGCCAGCGTCATCGACCAGCTGCGCCTGTACGTGTCGCGCGAACTCGCCGAGAAGGTGTCCCTGCACGGCGTGTTCATGGACGTGCTCGGCGTCGGCGTGCTGATAACCGGTGACTCGGGTGCAGGCAAGTCCGAGCTCGGCCTGGAGCTCATCTCGCGCGGCCATGGACTGGTCGCCGACGACGTCGTGGAGTTTTCGCGCGTCGCCCCCACCGTGCTCGAAGGGCGCTGCCCCGAGATGCTGCAGGACTTCATCGAGGTGCGCGGCCTCGGCCTGCTCAACATCCGCACCATCTTCGGCGAGACCGCATGCAGGAGGAAGATGCGCCTGCGCCTGATCTGCCATCTGGACCGCCGCCAGCCCGGCCCGGACGATCCCTGCCGGCTGCCACTGCAGCAGGAGACGCAGGACATCCTCGGCGTGAGCATCGCGCGCGTGGTGCTGCCGGTCGCCGCCGGACGCAACCTGGCGGTCCTGCTCGAGGCCGCGGTACGGTCGACCATCCTGCAACTGCGCGGCATCGACTCCACGCAGGAGTTCATCGAGCGCCAGATGCGCGCGCTGCGCAAGGCCGAGGACGACAGCGCCGCCTGA
- a CDS encoding transglycosylase SLT domain-containing protein: MRKAFGAALFAATLLLPAGVSAQLGSETGADRIVTAREALRKGDRATLERLAAVREDHVLDPYPRYWLLVNLLARPEPVPVAALEAFLAEEAGSNLAERLRADWLRRMAEDGDWPGFLRLYPALRNPDGELRCSAWTARILSGDRSALDEVAQQWAGLTEAHAACDLALRSAVSSGQVSEDQVWQRIRRQVDTRSPAAALASLSMLPAGSAPSQADLDQAIRSPAPWLDRLPPNFAVTRAGRELALVALARLAREDIPAARLRLLRIQDRLTADERSYANLVMAMHAAIDRLPEAGALYAAAGDIEMTAQQRAWRVRAALRARDWREVRNAIAALPADEREQPEWIYWLGRADAAAGNRDAADSLFVRIAGEAHFYGMLAAEELGQPFMPPPATPPLPRAKLDEAERDPSLRRALALYQLDLRTEALREWVWGVRERDEQFRIGAAHLALRHELYDRAINTAELANPRSNFELRFLTPYRDRIEPQVRAQGLDLGWVYGLMRQESRFVIPARSSVGARGLMQVMPATGKWVANRIGLSGYHDGLLNDPDTNVLLGTSYMRIIMEDLDAHPVLASAGYNAGPGRAKRWRDLQPLEGAIYTETIPFDETRDYVKKVLANAVIYSAMLEKRPQSLKARLGTIAPTPASE; this comes from the coding sequence ATGAGAAAGGCATTCGGGGCAGCATTGTTCGCTGCAACATTACTGCTTCCCGCGGGCGTATCCGCACAGCTCGGCAGCGAAACCGGCGCCGACCGTATCGTCACCGCCCGCGAGGCCCTGCGCAAGGGCGACCGCGCCACGCTCGAGCGCCTCGCCGCGGTGCGCGAGGACCACGTTCTCGATCCGTATCCGCGCTACTGGCTGCTCGTCAACCTGCTCGCCCGCCCCGAGCCCGTTCCGGTCGCCGCGCTCGAAGCCTTTCTTGCCGAGGAAGCCGGCAGCAATCTCGCCGAGCGCCTGCGCGCCGACTGGCTGCGCCGCATGGCCGAGGATGGCGACTGGCCCGGTTTCCTGCGCCTCTACCCCGCCCTGCGGAACCCCGACGGCGAGCTGCGCTGCTCCGCGTGGACGGCGCGCATCCTCAGCGGCGACCGCAGCGCGCTCGACGAGGTCGCCCAACAGTGGGCCGGCCTCACCGAGGCCCACGCCGCCTGCGACCTCGCACTGCGCAGCGCGGTGAGCAGCGGGCAGGTCAGCGAGGACCAGGTGTGGCAGCGCATCCGCCGTCAGGTCGATACGCGCAGCCCCGCCGCCGCGCTCGCCAGCCTGTCCATGCTCCCGGCGGGGAGCGCGCCCAGCCAGGCCGATCTCGATCAGGCGATCCGCTCCCCGGCCCCCTGGCTCGACCGCCTGCCGCCCAATTTCGCCGTGACCCGCGCCGGCCGCGAGCTCGCCCTCGTCGCCCTGGCCCGCCTCGCACGCGAGGACATCCCGGCTGCGCGCCTGCGCCTGCTGCGCATCCAGGACCGCCTGACTGCCGACGAGCGCAGCTACGCCAATCTGGTGATGGCGATGCATGCGGCCATCGACCGCCTGCCCGAGGCGGGCGCCCTCTATGCGGCCGCCGGCGACATCGAGATGACCGCGCAGCAGCGCGCCTGGCGGGTGCGCGCGGCACTGCGCGCACGGGACTGGCGCGAGGTGCGCAACGCGATCGCGGCCCTGCCCGCCGACGAGCGCGAGCAGCCGGAGTGGATCTACTGGCTTGGCCGCGCCGATGCCGCCGCCGGCAATCGCGACGCCGCCGATTCCCTGTTCGTGCGCATCGCCGGCGAGGCGCATTTCTACGGCATGCTCGCCGCCGAGGAGCTCGGCCAGCCCTTCATGCCGCCGCCGGCCACCCCGCCGCTGCCGCGCGCCAAGCTCGACGAAGCCGAGCGCGATCCCAGCCTGCGCCGTGCGCTCGCGCTCTACCAGCTCGACCTGCGCACCGAGGCGCTGCGCGAATGGGTGTGGGGCGTACGCGAGCGCGACGAACAGTTCCGCATCGGTGCCGCCCACCTCGCGCTGCGCCACGAGCTCTACGACCGCGCCATCAATACGGCCGAGCTCGCCAACCCGCGCAGCAACTTCGAGCTGCGCTTCCTGACCCCCTACCGCGATCGCATCGAACCCCAGGTGCGCGCGCAAGGGCTGGACCTGGGCTGGGTGTATGGCCTGATGCGTCAGGAGAGCCGCTTCGTGATCCCCGCGCGTTCGAGCGTGGGCGCGCGCGGCCTGATGCAGGTGATGCCGGCCACCGGCAAGTGGGTGGCCAACAGGATCGGCCTGTCCGGCTACCACGACGGCCTGCTGAACGACCCCGATACCAACGTGCTGCTCGGCACCAGCTACATGCGCATCATTATGGAAGACCTCGACGCGCACCCGGTGCTGGCAAGCGCCGGCTACAACGCCGGACCCGGACGCGCCAAGCGCTGGCGCGACCTGCAGCCGCTCGAAGGGGCGATCTACACCGAGACCATCCCTTTCGACGAAACCCGCGACTACGTCAAGAAGGTGCTCGCCAACGCGGTCATCTACTCGGCGATGCTGGAAAAGCGGCCGCAGTCGCTCAAGGCGCGGCTCGGCACGATCGCGCCGACGCCTGCCAGCGAGTAA
- a CDS encoding complex I NDUFA9 subunit family protein, protein MNPKRVVIVGGSGFIGSAIANRLCEAGVKVLIPTRRRSRAGHVLLLPNVDVVETDVHDPSALTRLFEDADAVINTVGVLHSRPGSPFGPDFARAHVELPQKIVAACRTAGVARLVHISALGAGADAPSEYQRSKAAGEVAIRAAGPEIDWTILRPSVVFGRGDSFLNLFADLARLFPVLPLAGASCRFQPVYVEDVAEAAWQSLIRSEAAGQTFELAGPTVYTLRQLVEYVSSLVGKPRPVIALPEGIGMLQARLMELAPQPLMSRDNVRSMRVDNVASGTPLPFGMPPTALEAVAPAWLGEAGPRAFYYPFRRQARR, encoded by the coding sequence ATGAATCCGAAACGCGTCGTCATCGTCGGCGGCTCCGGCTTTATCGGCAGCGCCATCGCCAACCGCCTGTGCGAAGCAGGCGTCAAGGTGCTCATCCCGACCCGCCGCCGCAGCCGCGCCGGCCACGTGCTGCTGCTCCCGAACGTCGACGTCGTGGAGACCGACGTGCATGATCCGTCGGCGCTCACCCGGCTGTTCGAGGACGCGGACGCGGTCATCAACACCGTCGGCGTGCTGCACTCGCGCCCGGGTTCGCCCTTCGGTCCGGACTTCGCCCGCGCCCACGTCGAGCTGCCGCAGAAGATCGTCGCCGCCTGCCGGACGGCCGGCGTGGCGCGCCTGGTGCACATCAGCGCCCTCGGCGCCGGTGCCGACGCCCCCTCCGAATATCAGCGCTCCAAGGCCGCCGGCGAGGTCGCGATCCGCGCCGCCGGCCCGGAGATCGACTGGACCATCCTGCGCCCCTCGGTCGTCTTCGGTCGCGGGGACAGCTTCCTGAATCTGTTCGCCGACCTCGCGCGCCTGTTCCCGGTGCTGCCGCTCGCCGGCGCCAGCTGCCGTTTTCAGCCGGTGTATGTGGAAGACGTCGCCGAGGCGGCGTGGCAGAGCCTGATCCGCAGCGAGGCGGCCGGTCAGACCTTCGAGCTTGCCGGCCCCACGGTCTACACGCTGCGCCAGCTCGTGGAGTACGTCTCGTCCCTGGTCGGCAAGCCGCGCCCGGTGATCGCCCTGCCCGAGGGCATCGGCATGCTGCAGGCCCGCCTGATGGAGCTTGCCCCGCAGCCCCTGATGAGCCGTGACAACGTGCGCTCGATGCGCGTGGACAATGTCGCCAGCGGCACGCCCCTGCCCTTCGGCATGCCCCCCACCGCGCTCGAGGCGGTCGCCCCCGCCTGGCTCGGCGAGGCCGGCCCGCGCGCCTTCTACTACCCCTTCCGCCGCCAGGCGCGGCGCTGA
- the ptsN gene encoding PTS IIA-like nitrogen regulatory protein PtsN codes for MSLISQLLPLSNVVVDLDASSKKRVFEQAGLLFENNQGIARSTVFDSLFTRERLGSTGLGQGIAIPHGRIKGLKEAAGAFLRLATPVQFDAPDGRPVSMLFVLLVPEQANETHLQLLSELAQMFSDREFREALQSAPDSAHIHQMFLKWDADAANQRSAAV; via the coding sequence ATGAGCCTCATATCCCAACTCCTGCCACTGTCCAATGTGGTGGTCGATCTCGACGCGAGCAGCAAGAAGCGCGTCTTCGAGCAGGCTGGCCTGCTGTTCGAGAACAACCAGGGCATCGCCCGCAGCACCGTGTTCGACAGCCTGTTCACCCGCGAGCGGCTTGGCTCGACCGGTCTGGGCCAGGGCATCGCGATCCCGCACGGGCGGATCAAGGGCCTGAAGGAGGCCGCCGGTGCGTTCCTGCGCCTGGCGACCCCGGTGCAGTTCGACGCCCCCGACGGGCGGCCGGTGAGCATGCTCTTCGTACTCCTCGTCCCCGAGCAGGCCAACGAGACGCATCTGCAGCTCCTGTCGGAGCTGGCACAGATGTTCAGTGATCGCGAGTTCCGCGAAGCCCTGCAGAGCGCACCCGACAGCGCCCACATCCACCAGATGTTCCTCAAGTGGGACGCCGATGCGGCAAACCAGCGTAGCGCGGCTGTATGA
- a CDS encoding glutathione S-transferase family protein encodes MKLIIGNKNYSSWSLRAWLAAREGGFHFEEIRIPLFIPGSRERILSHSPSGKVPCLIDHGLAVWDSLAIGEYLAEKNPALLPADAAARAVARAVTAEMHSGFQNLRSRMPMNIRKDYTGFGHSPEVDADIARVVAIWEDCRTRFAKEGPYLFGRFSLADAAFAPVAFRFQTYGVKPAGAAGEYLATLLANPHMQDWTAAARAETESIPEEDLYG; translated from the coding sequence ATGAAGCTCATCATCGGCAACAAGAACTACTCGTCCTGGTCCCTGCGCGCCTGGCTGGCTGCGCGCGAGGGCGGCTTCCACTTCGAGGAAATCCGCATTCCGCTGTTCATCCCCGGCAGCCGCGAGCGCATCCTGTCGCACTCGCCCTCGGGCAAGGTGCCCTGCCTCATCGACCACGGCCTCGCGGTATGGGATTCGCTCGCCATCGGCGAGTACCTCGCCGAGAAGAACCCCGCCCTGCTGCCCGCCGACGCCGCGGCCCGCGCCGTCGCCCGCGCGGTGACCGCCGAGATGCACTCGGGCTTCCAGAACCTGCGCAGCCGCATGCCGATGAACATCCGCAAGGACTACACCGGCTTCGGCCACAGCCCCGAGGTGGATGCCGACATCGCGCGCGTCGTGGCGATCTGGGAAGACTGCCGCACCCGCTTCGCCAAGGAAGGCCCCTACCTGTTCGGGCGCTTCAGCCTCGCCGATGCCGCCTTCGCCCCGGTCGCCTTCCGCTTCCAGACCTATGGTGTCAAGCCCGCGGGCGCTGCCGGCGAATACCTCGCCACGCTGCTCGCGAATCCGCACATGCAGGACTGGACCGCCGCGGCGCGCGCCGAGACCGAATCGATCCCGGAAGAGGACCTCTACGGCTGA
- the raiA gene encoding ribosome-associated translation inhibitor RaiA, which translates to MNLNITGRHVEVTPAIRDYVTTKLDRVIRHFDNVTSVSVILSVEKLKQKAEVTLHVRGKDLFVESDDADLYAAIDAMTDKLDRQVQKYKQKQSDHNHETLKHQTPEA; encoded by the coding sequence ATGAATCTCAACATCACCGGGCGCCACGTGGAAGTCACCCCCGCCATCCGCGACTACGTGACCACCAAGCTCGACCGCGTCATTCGTCACTTCGACAACGTCACCAGCGTCTCCGTGATCCTCTCGGTCGAGAAGCTCAAGCAGAAGGCCGAAGTCACCCTCCACGTGCGCGGCAAGGACCTCTTCGTCGAGAGCGACGACGCCGATCTCTATGCCGCCATCGACGCGATGACGGACAAGCTCGACCGCCAGGTGCAGAAGTACAAGCAGAAGCAGTCCGACCACAACCACGAGACGCTGAAGCACCAGACCCCCGAAGCCTGA